One part of the Mycobacterium marinum genome encodes these proteins:
- the nuoD gene encoding NADH dehydrogenase (quinone) subunit D, whose amino-acid sequence MTDTETVLVAGGQDWNEIVEAARGADPGERIVVNMGPQHPSTHGVLRLILEIEGETVTEARCGIGYLHTGIEKNLEYRYWTQGVTFVTRMDYLSPFFNETAYCLGVEKLLGITDEIPERVNVIRVMMMELNRISSHLVALATGGMELGAMTPMFVGFRAREIILSLFESITGLRMNSAYIRPGGVAQDLPPDGPTEIAKAIADLRQPLREMGDLLNENAIWKARTQDVGYLDLAGCMALGITGPILRSTGLPHDLRKSEPYCGYENYEFDVITADGCDAYGRYMIRVKEMWESIKIVEQCLDRLRPGPTMIEDRKLAWPADLKVGPDGMGNSPEHIAKIMGSSMEALIHHFKLVTEGIRVPAGQVYVAVESPRGELGVHMVSDGGTRPYRVHYRDPSFTNLQAVAAMSEGGMVADLITAVASIDPVMGGVDR is encoded by the coding sequence ATGACCGACACCGAAACCGTGCTGGTCGCGGGCGGACAGGACTGGAACGAGATCGTCGAGGCCGCCCGCGGCGCCGACCCCGGGGAACGCATCGTCGTCAACATGGGGCCCCAGCACCCTTCCACCCATGGGGTGCTTCGGCTGATCCTCGAGATCGAGGGTGAAACCGTCACCGAGGCCCGGTGCGGAATCGGCTACCTGCACACCGGAATCGAGAAGAACCTCGAATACCGGTACTGGACTCAGGGCGTCACCTTCGTGACCCGGATGGACTACCTGTCGCCGTTCTTCAACGAGACCGCCTACTGTCTGGGTGTCGAGAAACTCCTGGGCATCACCGACGAGATTCCCGAGCGGGTCAACGTCATCCGGGTGATGATGATGGAGCTCAACCGGATCTCCTCGCACTTGGTCGCTTTGGCCACCGGCGGCATGGAATTGGGTGCCATGACACCGATGTTCGTCGGTTTCCGGGCCCGCGAGATCATTCTCAGCCTGTTCGAGTCGATCACCGGCCTGCGGATGAACAGCGCCTACATCCGGCCCGGCGGTGTGGCACAGGACCTGCCACCGGATGGGCCTACCGAGATCGCCAAAGCCATTGCGGATCTTCGCCAGCCGCTGCGCGAGATGGGGGATCTGCTCAACGAAAACGCTATCTGGAAGGCGCGCACCCAGGACGTCGGCTACCTGGATCTGGCCGGATGCATGGCCCTGGGCATCACCGGCCCGATCCTGCGATCCACGGGGCTGCCCCACGATCTGCGCAAGAGCGAGCCCTATTGCGGCTATGAGAACTACGAGTTCGACGTGATCACCGCTGACGGTTGCGATGCCTACGGCCGCTACATGATTCGTGTCAAAGAGATGTGGGAATCGATCAAGATCGTCGAGCAGTGTCTGGACAGGCTGCGACCCGGGCCGACCATGATCGAGGACCGCAAACTGGCGTGGCCGGCCGACTTGAAGGTGGGGCCCGACGGCATGGGCAACTCACCCGAACACATCGCCAAGATCATGGGTAGTTCGATGGAAGCCCTGATCCACCACTTCAAGCTGGTCACCGAAGGGATCCGGGTGCCGGCCGGTCAGGTGTACGTGGCTGTGGAATCACCGCGCGGCGAGCTCGGCGTGCACATGGTCAGCGATGGCGGCACCCGCCCATACCGCGTGCACTACCGCGACCCCTCGTTCACCAACCTGCAAGCGGTTGCAGCAATGTCCGAAGGCGGGATGGTTGCCGACTTGATTACCGCGGTCGCCAGCATCGATCCCGTGATGGGAGGGGTGGATCGGTGA
- the nuoH gene encoding NADH-quinone oxidoreductase subunit NuoH — translation MTDFGHDVWWLVVAKAIAIFVFLMLTVLVAILAERKLLGRMQLRPGPNRVGPKGSLQSLADGIKLALKESITPGGIDRFVYFVAPIISVIPAFTAFAFIPFGPVVSVFGHRTPLQLTDLPVAVLFILGLSAIGVYGIVLGGWASGSTYPLLGGVRSTAQVISYEVAMGLSFAGVFLYAGSMSTSQIIAAQDRVWYVFLLLPSFVIYLISMVGETNRAPFDLPEAEGELVAGFHTEYSSLKFAMFMLAEYVNMTTVSALAATLFLGGWHAPWPLNMWHGANAGWWPVLWFTAKVWGFLFMYFWLRATLPRLRYDQFMALGWKLLIPVSLVWVLIAAVIRSLRNQGYQYWTPALVVSSIVVAAILVMSLRKPFSTPNAVTKARRRGKQPAASPDEQGAMEPLFPTPPLPMKPLAQPVGASKENARG, via the coding sequence ATGACCGATTTCGGACATGACGTCTGGTGGCTGGTCGTCGCCAAGGCGATCGCCATCTTCGTTTTTCTCATGCTGACGGTGCTGGTGGCGATCCTGGCCGAACGCAAGTTGCTGGGCCGGATGCAATTGCGCCCCGGCCCAAACCGGGTGGGGCCCAAGGGCTCGCTGCAAAGCCTGGCCGACGGAATCAAGCTGGCGCTCAAAGAGAGCATCACCCCCGGCGGCATCGATCGATTCGTTTATTTTGTCGCCCCGATCATCTCGGTGATTCCCGCGTTCACCGCGTTCGCATTCATCCCGTTCGGTCCGGTGGTGTCGGTGTTCGGGCATCGCACGCCGCTGCAGTTGACCGATCTGCCGGTGGCGGTGCTGTTCATCCTGGGCCTGTCAGCGATCGGGGTGTACGGCATCGTGCTCGGCGGCTGGGCATCCGGATCCACCTACCCGCTGCTGGGTGGGGTGCGTTCGACCGCACAGGTCATCTCCTATGAGGTGGCCATGGGGCTGTCGTTCGCGGGCGTGTTCCTCTATGCCGGCAGCATGTCGACCTCGCAGATCATCGCCGCGCAGGATCGCGTCTGGTACGTCTTCCTGCTGCTGCCGTCGTTCGTGATCTACCTCATCTCGATGGTGGGTGAGACCAACCGGGCCCCCTTCGACCTGCCCGAGGCCGAGGGTGAGCTGGTGGCCGGTTTCCACACCGAGTACTCGTCGCTGAAGTTCGCGATGTTCATGCTCGCCGAGTACGTCAACATGACCACGGTTTCGGCGCTGGCGGCCACGTTGTTCCTGGGCGGCTGGCACGCGCCATGGCCGTTGAACATGTGGCACGGAGCCAACGCGGGCTGGTGGCCGGTGCTGTGGTTCACCGCCAAGGTGTGGGGATTTTTGTTCATGTACTTCTGGCTGCGCGCCACGCTCCCTCGGCTGCGCTACGACCAGTTCATGGCGCTGGGCTGGAAGCTGCTGATTCCCGTCTCGCTGGTGTGGGTGCTGATCGCGGCGGTGATCCGGTCCCTGCGCAACCAGGGCTACCAATACTGGACACCGGCGCTGGTGGTCAGCAGCATCGTCGTGGCAGCAATCCTGGTGATGTCGCTACGAAAACCGTTCAGCACGCCCAACGCCGTGACAAAGGCCCGGCGGCGCGGCAAGCAGCCCGCCGCCAGCCCCGACGAGCAAGGCGCCATGGAACCGCTGTTCCCGACGCCGCCGCTGCCCATGAAGCCGCTGGCTCAGCCAGTTGGTGCGAGCAAGGAGAACGCCCGTGGCTAA
- the nuoE gene encoding NADH-quinone oxidoreductase subunit NuoE, translated as MVEGAPQSYPPDALARLEIEAKEIIGRYPDQRSALLPLLHLVQGEDSYLTPAGLQFCANQLGLTGAEVSAVASFYTMYRRGPTGEYLVGVCTNTLCAVMGGDAIFETLKDHLGVGNDETTSDGSVTLQHIECNAACDYAPVVMVNWEFFDNQTPESARELVDSLRSGEPIAPTRGAPLCGFRQTSRILAGLPDTRPDQGQGGAGAATLAGLRVAQDNDMQAPPAPGGQ; from the coding sequence ATGGTTGAGGGTGCCCCGCAGTCCTACCCGCCGGATGCGCTGGCACGGCTGGAGATCGAAGCCAAGGAGATCATCGGCCGCTATCCCGACCAGCGCTCCGCGCTGCTGCCGTTGCTGCACCTGGTGCAGGGCGAGGACTCCTACCTGACCCCCGCGGGCCTGCAGTTCTGCGCAAATCAGTTGGGCCTGACCGGAGCCGAGGTTTCGGCGGTGGCCAGCTTCTACACCATGTATCGCCGTGGGCCGACCGGCGAATACCTGGTCGGCGTCTGCACCAACACCCTGTGCGCGGTGATGGGCGGCGACGCAATCTTTGAGACCCTCAAAGACCACCTCGGCGTCGGCAACGACGAGACCACCTCCGATGGCTCGGTCACCTTGCAACACATCGAATGCAACGCGGCGTGCGACTACGCGCCAGTGGTGATGGTCAACTGGGAATTCTTTGACAACCAGACACCGGAATCGGCGCGCGAACTCGTTGACTCGCTGCGCTCGGGCGAACCGATCGCGCCTACCCGGGGCGCTCCACTGTGCGGCTTCCGCCAGACATCGCGCATTCTGGCCGGCTTGCCCGACACCCGACCCGACCAGGGCCAGGGCGGTGCGGGTGCCGCGACATTGGCCGGACTGCGGGTGGCGCAAGACAACGACATGCAGGCACCGCCGGCACCTGGAGGGCAGTGA
- a CDS encoding NADH-quinone oxidoreductase subunit A, whose product MNAYIPILVLATLAAGFAVVSVVIASLVGPTRFNRSKLAAYECGIEPTEAQAGASGRETASGQRFPVKYYLTAMLFIVFDIEIVFLYPWAVSFDALGTFALVEMAIFMLTVFVAYAYVWRRGGLTWD is encoded by the coding sequence TTGAACGCTTACATACCCATCCTGGTACTGGCGACGCTCGCCGCCGGCTTCGCCGTGGTCTCGGTTGTGATCGCAAGCCTGGTCGGACCGACCCGCTTCAACCGGTCGAAACTTGCCGCCTACGAATGCGGAATCGAACCCACCGAGGCGCAAGCCGGGGCCAGCGGCCGCGAAACGGCGAGCGGGCAGCGGTTCCCGGTGAAGTATTACCTGACCGCAATGTTGTTTATCGTCTTCGACATCGAAATCGTGTTCCTCTATCCATGGGCGGTCAGCTTCGATGCACTGGGGACGTTTGCTCTAGTTGAGATGGCGATATTCATGCTCACGGTGTTCGTGGCGTACGCATACGTGTGGCGCCGCGGGGGCCTGACGTGGGATTGA
- a CDS encoding NuoB/complex I 20 kDa subunit family protein, producing MGLEEQLPGGILLSTVEKVAGYVRKNSLWPATFGLACCAIEMMATAGPRFDIARFGMERFSATPRQADLMIVAGRVSQKMAPVLRQIYDQMAEPKWVLAMGVCASSGGMFNNYAIVQGVDHVVPVDIYLPGCPPRPEMLLHAILKLHEKIQEMPLGVNRERAIAEAEEAAMLARPTIEMRGLLR from the coding sequence GTGGGACTGGAAGAACAACTACCCGGCGGAATCCTGTTGTCGACAGTCGAGAAGGTAGCGGGCTATGTCCGCAAGAACTCACTGTGGCCGGCGACGTTCGGGCTGGCATGCTGCGCAATCGAGATGATGGCAACCGCGGGGCCGAGGTTCGACATCGCCCGGTTTGGGATGGAGCGGTTTTCGGCGACGCCACGCCAAGCGGACCTGATGATTGTGGCGGGGCGGGTCAGCCAGAAGATGGCGCCGGTGCTGCGCCAGATCTACGACCAGATGGCCGAGCCGAAATGGGTTCTGGCCATGGGCGTGTGCGCATCGTCGGGCGGGATGTTCAACAACTACGCGATCGTGCAAGGCGTGGACCACGTTGTTCCGGTCGACATCTACCTGCCCGGCTGTCCACCCCGTCCGGAAATGCTGTTGCACGCAATCCTCAAGCTGCACGAGAAGATTCAGGAAATGCCGCTTGGCGTCAACCGGGAACGCGCCATCGCCGAAGCCGAAGAGGCGGCGATGTTGGCCAGGCCCACTATCGAGATGCGTGGATTGCTGCGATGA
- a CDS encoding NADH-quinone oxidoreductase subunit J yields the protein MASSLAADTITVTSTGEAVTFWILGALALVGALGVVMAVNAVYSAMFLAMTMIILAVFYMIQDALFLGVVQVVVYTGAVMMLFLFVLMLIGVDSAESLKETLRGQRVAAVVIGVGFGVLLIAAIGNVAAGGFAGLTAANANGNVEGLAALIFSRYLWAFELTSALLITAAIGAMVLAHRERFERRKSQRELSQERFRPGGHPTPLPNPGVYARHNAVDVAALLPDGSYSELSVPGILQTRGADGLQTPSPEAITGGAS from the coding sequence CTGGCTTCCAGTCTGGCCGCGGACACCATCACCGTTACCTCGACCGGTGAGGCGGTGACCTTCTGGATCCTGGGTGCGCTGGCGCTGGTCGGCGCGCTCGGGGTGGTGATGGCCGTCAATGCCGTGTACTCGGCGATGTTCTTGGCGATGACGATGATCATTCTGGCCGTGTTCTACATGATCCAGGACGCGCTGTTCCTGGGGGTGGTCCAGGTCGTCGTCTACACCGGCGCGGTGATGATGCTGTTCTTGTTCGTGCTAATGCTCATCGGTGTGGACTCCGCGGAGTCGCTCAAAGAGACGCTGCGCGGGCAGCGGGTCGCCGCGGTGGTGATCGGGGTCGGATTCGGCGTCCTGTTGATCGCCGCTATCGGCAATGTGGCGGCCGGAGGCTTCGCGGGGTTGACGGCCGCCAACGCCAACGGCAACGTCGAGGGCTTGGCGGCGCTGATCTTCTCGCGCTATCTGTGGGCCTTCGAGTTGACCAGCGCACTGCTGATCACCGCGGCCATCGGCGCGATGGTGCTAGCCCACCGGGAGCGCTTCGAGCGCCGCAAGTCCCAACGCGAACTCTCCCAGGAGCGCTTCCGCCCCGGCGGTCACCCCACGCCGCTGCCGAACCCCGGCGTCTACGCACGCCACAATGCGGTCGATGTCGCCGCGCTGCTGCCCGACGGCTCCTACTCCGAGTTGTCGGTCCCGGGGATCCTGCAGACCCGCGGGGCGGATGGACTCCAGACGCCTTCGCCCGAGGCCATCACAGGTGGTGCGTCATGA
- a CDS encoding NADH-quinone oxidoreductase subunit C: MSSPDQNPSDAAGQTGSSNEEVVDVRRGMFGVKGTGDTSGYGRLVREIVLPGSSPRPYGFYFDEIADRLAEALNRDGVEFEDAIEKVVVYRNELTLHVRREALLRVAQSLRDEPELRFELCLGVNGVHYPHETGRELHAVYPLQSITHNRRLRLEVSAPDSDPHIPSLYAVYPTNDWHERETYDFFGIIFDGHPSLTRIEMPDDWQGHPQRKDYPLGGIPVEYKGAQIPPPDERRGYN; encoded by the coding sequence ATGAGCTCGCCAGACCAGAACCCATCAGACGCAGCGGGCCAAACCGGCTCCTCCAATGAAGAAGTGGTCGACGTGCGTCGCGGCATGTTCGGCGTCAAAGGCACCGGCGACACCTCCGGATACGGGCGATTGGTGCGCGAGATCGTGCTGCCGGGCAGTAGCCCCCGCCCGTACGGCTTCTACTTCGACGAGATCGCCGATCGCCTGGCCGAGGCGCTGAACCGCGACGGCGTCGAATTCGAGGATGCCATAGAGAAAGTCGTGGTCTATCGCAACGAGTTGACCCTGCACGTTCGCCGCGAGGCCCTACTGCGAGTCGCACAGTCCCTCCGCGACGAGCCGGAATTGCGCTTTGAGCTGTGCCTGGGAGTCAACGGGGTGCACTACCCGCATGAGACCGGCCGCGAACTACACGCGGTTTACCCGCTGCAATCGATCACCCACAACCGTCGCCTGCGGCTGGAAGTGTCTGCCCCCGACAGCGATCCGCATATCCCGTCGCTATACGCCGTCTACCCGACCAACGATTGGCATGAGCGCGAGACATACGACTTCTTCGGCATCATCTTCGACGGGCATCCCTCGCTGACGCGAATCGAGATGCCTGATGACTGGCAGGGGCACCCACAGCGCAAGGACTATCCACTCGGCGGCATCCCGGTCGAATACAAGGGCGCGCAGATACCCCCGCCCGACGAGCGAAGGGGTTACAACTGA
- the nuoF gene encoding NADH-quinone oxidoreductase subunit NuoF, which yields MTSQATPLTPVISRYWDDPESWTLATYRRHDGYRALEKALAMGPDAVIGTVKDSGLRGRGGAGFSTGTKWSFIPQGDAGPAAKPHYLVVNADESEPGTCKDIPLMLATPHVLVEGVIIAAYAIRASHAFIYVRGEVLPVLRRLQNAVTEAYAAGLLGRNINGSGFDLELVVHAGAGAYICGEETALLDSLEGRRGQPRLRPPFPAVAGLYGCPTVINNVETIASVPSIILNGVDWFRSMGSEKSPGFTLYSLSGHVTRPGQYEAPLGITLRELLDYAGGIRAGHQLKFWTPGGSSTPLLTDEHLDVPLDYEGVGGVGSMLGTKALEIFDETTCVVRAVRRWTEFYKHESCGKCTPCREGTFWLDKIYARLETGKGTREDIDKLLDISDSILGKSFCALGDGAASPVMSSIKHFQDEYIAHVEQGSCPFDPRDSMLTAGRNTAKGTGPQ from the coding sequence ATGACTTCCCAGGCAACACCTTTGACGCCGGTCATCAGTCGTTACTGGGACGACCCCGAGTCGTGGACGCTGGCCACCTACCGTCGTCACGACGGGTACCGGGCGCTGGAGAAGGCCCTGGCCATGGGGCCCGACGCGGTGATCGGAACGGTGAAGGATTCGGGTCTGCGCGGACGCGGCGGCGCCGGCTTCTCCACCGGCACCAAGTGGTCGTTCATTCCGCAGGGCGATGCCGGTCCCGCGGCCAAGCCCCACTATTTGGTGGTCAACGCCGACGAGTCCGAACCCGGCACGTGCAAAGACATTCCGCTGATGCTGGCCACACCGCACGTGCTCGTCGAGGGCGTCATCATCGCCGCCTACGCGATCCGGGCCAGCCACGCGTTCATCTACGTGCGCGGCGAGGTGCTGCCGGTGTTGCGCCGCCTGCAGAACGCGGTGACCGAGGCATACGCCGCGGGATTGTTGGGCCGCAACATCAATGGCTCCGGATTCGATCTGGAACTGGTGGTCCACGCCGGCGCGGGCGCCTACATCTGCGGCGAGGAGACCGCGCTGCTGGATTCGCTCGAGGGCCGGCGCGGTCAGCCACGCCTGCGGCCCCCCTTCCCCGCGGTTGCCGGGCTCTACGGCTGCCCGACGGTGATCAACAACGTCGAAACGATCGCCAGCGTCCCGTCCATCATCCTCAACGGAGTCGACTGGTTCCGCTCGATGGGCAGCGAGAAGTCGCCCGGCTTCACCCTGTATTCGCTGTCCGGCCACGTCACCCGGCCCGGCCAGTACGAGGCCCCACTGGGGATTACCCTGCGCGAATTGCTCGACTACGCCGGCGGGATACGGGCCGGGCACCAACTGAAGTTCTGGACGCCGGGCGGATCGTCGACCCCATTGCTCACCGACGAGCACCTCGATGTGCCGCTGGACTACGAGGGCGTCGGCGGCGTGGGGTCCATGCTGGGCACCAAAGCGCTGGAGATCTTCGACGAGACCACCTGTGTGGTCCGTGCGGTGCGGCGCTGGACCGAGTTCTACAAGCACGAATCATGCGGCAAATGCACCCCGTGCCGAGAAGGCACGTTCTGGCTGGACAAGATCTACGCGCGCCTCGAAACGGGCAAGGGCACCCGCGAGGATATCGACAAGTTGCTCGACATCTCGGATTCCATTTTGGGAAAGTCGTTCTGCGCCCTGGGTGACGGAGCTGCCAGCCCGGTGATGTCCTCGATCAAGCACTTCCAAGACGAGTACATCGCCCACGTCGAACAGGGCAGTTGCCCCTTCGATCCCCGGGACTCCATGCTCACAGCAGGCCGGAACACCGCGAAAGGGACTGGGCCACAATGA
- a CDS encoding NADH-quinone oxidoreductase subunit G: MTSAANTKTGDGVSQPELVTLTIDGAEISVPKGTLVIRAAELMGIQIPRFCDHPLLEPVGACRQCLVEVEGQRKPLASCTTVATDDMVVRTQLTSEAADKAQHGVMELLLINHPLDCPMCDKGGECPLQNQAMSNGQPESRFTDVKRTFAKPINISAQVLLDRERCILCARCTRFSNQIAGDPFIDMQERGALQQVGIYADEPFDSYFSGNTVQICPVGALTGTAYRFRARPFDLVSSPSVCEHCASGCAQRTDHRRGKVLRRLAGDDPEVNEEWNCDKGRWAFTYATQPDVITTPLIRDTDGNLVPASWSHAIVAAARGLQEARGRTGVLVGGRATWEDAYAYAKFARITLDSNDIDFRARPHSAEEADFLAARIAGRPVTVSYADLESAPVVLLVGFEPEDESPIVFLRLRKAARKNGLPVYALAPFATRGLQKMSGRLIKTAPGAEPAALDALATGELGDLLATPGAVIMVGERMATVPGGLSAAARLADSTGARLAWVPRRAGERGALEAGALPTLLPGGRPLADDTARSQVRAAWHVSDLPTAPGRDAAGILAAATDGDLDALLVGGLEPDDFADPDAVLAALDAAGFVVSLELRHSPVTERADVVFPVAPTTQKSGAFVNWEGRYREFEPSLRGSTQQAGQSDHRVLDALADEMGVYLGMSSVESAREELAALGNWDGKHAASPHVTAAGAAQPAAGEAILTGWRMLLDAGRLQDGEPHLSGTARPPVVRLAAETAAEIGAADGDAVTVSSSRGSITLPLNITDMPERVVWLPLNSPGSAVYRQLGAGIGSVVRIGAGS; this comes from the coding sequence ATGACAAGTGCGGCCAATACCAAGACCGGCGACGGGGTGAGCCAGCCGGAGCTGGTGACGCTGACTATCGACGGTGCCGAAATCAGCGTTCCCAAAGGGACTTTGGTTATTCGGGCCGCCGAGCTCATGGGTATACAGATCCCACGGTTCTGTGATCACCCGCTGCTCGAGCCGGTCGGCGCGTGTCGGCAATGTCTGGTCGAGGTGGAGGGGCAGCGCAAGCCGTTGGCGTCGTGCACCACCGTGGCCACCGACGACATGGTGGTTCGCACCCAGCTCACGTCCGAGGCCGCCGACAAGGCGCAGCACGGTGTGATGGAATTGCTGCTGATCAACCACCCCTTGGACTGCCCGATGTGCGACAAGGGTGGTGAATGCCCGCTGCAGAACCAGGCCATGTCCAACGGGCAGCCCGAGTCGCGGTTCACCGACGTCAAGCGCACCTTCGCCAAGCCGATCAACATCTCCGCGCAAGTGTTGCTGGACCGCGAACGCTGCATCCTGTGCGCCCGGTGCACCCGGTTCTCCAACCAGATTGCCGGGGACCCGTTCATCGACATGCAGGAGCGCGGCGCCCTGCAGCAAGTCGGCATCTATGCCGACGAACCGTTCGACTCCTACTTCTCGGGCAACACCGTGCAGATCTGCCCGGTGGGTGCGCTGACCGGGACCGCCTACCGGTTCCGGGCGCGCCCATTCGATCTGGTCTCGAGCCCCAGCGTCTGCGAGCACTGCGCATCGGGGTGTGCGCAACGCACCGACCATCGCCGCGGCAAAGTGCTGCGCCGGCTCGCCGGTGATGACCCTGAAGTCAACGAAGAGTGGAACTGTGACAAGGGCCGCTGGGCGTTCACCTACGCGACCCAGCCGGACGTCATCACCACTCCCCTGATCCGCGATACCGACGGCAACCTGGTCCCGGCATCGTGGTCGCACGCCATCGTGGCAGCGGCCCGGGGCCTGCAGGAAGCCCGCGGCCGCACCGGTGTGCTGGTCGGCGGCCGGGCCACCTGGGAGGACGCCTACGCCTACGCCAAGTTCGCGCGAATCACCCTGGATAGCAATGACATCGACTTCCGGGCCCGGCCGCACTCGGCCGAGGAGGCCGACTTCCTGGCCGCACGTATCGCGGGACGGCCGGTAACCGTCAGCTACGCCGACCTGGAATCCGCGCCGGTGGTGCTGCTGGTCGGGTTCGAGCCGGAAGACGAGTCGCCGATCGTGTTCTTGCGACTGCGTAAGGCGGCGCGCAAAAACGGTCTTCCCGTTTACGCTCTCGCCCCGTTCGCCACCCGCGGCCTGCAGAAGATGTCGGGCCGGCTGATCAAGACCGCTCCCGGCGCCGAGCCCGCGGCGCTGGACGCCCTGGCCACCGGCGAGCTAGGTGACCTGCTGGCGACGCCGGGCGCGGTCATCATGGTCGGCGAGCGCATGGCCACGGTGCCCGGTGGATTGTCCGCCGCGGCACGGTTGGCCGACAGCACCGGCGCCCGGCTGGCCTGGGTACCACGGCGGGCCGGGGAACGTGGCGCACTGGAGGCCGGCGCGCTGCCCACGCTGCTGCCCGGCGGCCGTCCGCTGGCCGATGACACCGCCCGCTCGCAGGTTCGTGCGGCGTGGCACGTTTCCGACTTGCCGACCGCCCCTGGACGTGACGCGGCCGGCATCCTGGCCGCCGCCACCGACGGGGACCTGGACGCCCTCCTGGTGGGAGGCTTGGAGCCCGACGACTTCGCGGACCCTGACGCGGTGCTGGCCGCGCTGGACGCCGCCGGGTTCGTGGTCAGCCTAGAACTGCGGCACAGCCCCGTCACCGAGCGGGCCGACGTGGTGTTCCCGGTCGCGCCGACCACGCAGAAGTCCGGAGCGTTCGTCAACTGGGAGGGCCGCTACCGCGAATTCGAACCGTCGCTGCGGGGCAGCACCCAGCAAGCCGGCCAGTCAGATCACCGGGTCCTCGACGCGCTGGCCGATGAGATGGGCGTCTATCTAGGGATGTCGTCGGTCGAGTCGGCGCGCGAAGAGCTCGCGGCGCTGGGCAACTGGGATGGCAAGCACGCCGCCAGCCCCCATGTCACTGCCGCCGGTGCGGCCCAACCCGCGGCGGGTGAGGCCATCCTGACGGGCTGGCGGATGCTGCTCGACGCGGGGCGGTTGCAGGACGGCGAGCCCCATCTGTCCGGCACCGCACGGCCACCGGTGGTGCGTCTGGCGGCAGAAACTGCCGCCGAGATCGGCGCCGCCGACGGCGACGCGGTGACCGTCAGCTCGTCACGCGGCTCGATCACCTTGCCGCTGAACATCACTGACATGCCCGAACGGGTGGTGTGGCTGCCCCTCAACTCGCCTGGTTCGGCGGTGTATCGCCAGCTGGGCGCGGGGATCGGCAGCGTCGTACGAATCGGCGCCGGCTCATGA